In the Hevea brasiliensis isolate MT/VB/25A 57/8 chromosome 8, ASM3005281v1, whole genome shotgun sequence genome, AAATGCAAATATTGTAACCTTGTTGAGAAGAAAATTTAATTATCCATATGTTCGGCAGCAATACAGATTTTAGAGCTTGTTTAGCATTCAGGTcaggaatttttttttaaatttattttattaaatactattaaaaaaataatgcaaagttttttgttatattaatatctagaaattaaattttaaacaaataaactggattctttttaaaatttaactagaattaaataaagtttaaaaattaaaatataataattattaatttgaatATCATTATTCAAAGTGAGCTCtcaaatatccatctaaataaatAATTGGAGCTGTTCAAGACAAGTATAAatcattatataatttattatatcatttattttgtcCTCTTTAAACAAATTTTCTAGCTTCTTGCTGTTTCTTTCCTCTCTTCAAGGCAATGAAGTTATCTTCTCCAATATCCAGTAGCAATTTTGACACATAGTTTGATCCCACAGCCAATGGATCCAGCTGCCCAACAAACATATTGATACTGCATTCATTGCAATATGCTGAAATTTGCTTTTAGGTTTGaatctttaatttcttaaaaCTCATGTTGGGatttctaattaatatttttttttcaaaatgttAGAAATTGTCATGATTTACAATTTGTAGttgcatataatttattattttttaaattttattatttcttataagttaatgtatcaagtaatataaaaaaaataatgaaaaaattataaattatttcagTAGATtaagatttattgaaattactgTCGATAAAAATATGttgtttttaaaaatattagttagagaagattaaaaaaatatttaaaattaaatttgataaattttaattattaaaacattaaaataataaaataattttttataaactgTTTTCtttaacaatatttaaaattGAGTTTTTTTCTCTGAAAAGTAGTTTTGACCTTAAAATTTCGAGGCcaaacaaaaaataaatttaataagatAAAAAAGAATAAATTACTAAAGTCATGATATTTCCAAAATATTGTATAAAACCTTTGGAGTTGATTAATTTGCTGCCACCCTATACCCAGTCTTCACAGAATAACACCCATTCTTAGAATAGTGCCAGATTCTCATATCCTCCACACTTCTGCAACTAATGGGAATAGTAAAGCTCTGTTTGgtattaagtttcagagtctgaaattatttttctgaataaaaatatTCTTTTAGATACTATTGAGAAAAACAGTTTGAAAAAAactgttttgttattttagtattcttatgactaaaactgattaaatttaatttttaattattttttaacactctctacctagtatatttaaaaaagtgattttctcaacAGGAATTTCAACAGCAATATCAAACAGACCCTAAAAAGTTAGAATATTGCTTTTTCTTAAaaatcaaatattaaatttagttgATATGGTTTGCAATATTTTTGCTCTTTAAAATGATGATTTATAGGATACATTTGACGTTTGATCTTTGTTCTCTATCGACATTTAGCCTGTTCATGCAATGAAAttgctattaaaaaaaaaaaaaagaagtcgaTCCCGTAAGGTCATATTGATCTCTCCAATCTTTATGATGTCTTATTTGGCTTCACAACATTTTTCATTACTTTGCTTGCAAATTTCAACTAGGGACGGCAACGAGCAGAATATTAATAAAAATCACTATACTCAAATTCGAATTCATTctaaattcgattaaaatttatttttaattacttgAATCCATCCCAAATCTAATTATTATTATCGAAAATATTCGAattcgtttaattttatatattttaattaataatataaataaaatttttttattaataatttttattttaaaaattaaaaatttcataaaatatttaaattatatttttatttaaaataaaaaaatataaaaattattataaaaatatattttaaatttaattaagtatttatataaataggtTCAGATAATAAATACCTAACATATAAAACCTGAACTCAACTTGAATCTATAATAGGTACTATTTTTCAAATCCAAACTTATCTCAAACCCAATTATATACTGTCATGACCCGATTTCTAGGCCGGACCAGCGCTAGGATTTAGGTTAGCATAAAACTCCCGAAGTCTGTAATAAACCTAACTATTTCTAGCCCAATTATAAAGTCCATGAATGTAGTCCAAAtttaagaaaacaaacggacagagtctatCAATAAAATGGACTATCCAATGCAGAGTATTAACTCACCCAACCTGCAaacatataaaacaatattatagGGAGCTCAACTTTCCTTCACAATCCtcaaaatagataaataaacaTTTGGGAGCTCAGATCCCTCCATCCACAATAACAAAATCTCAAGCATCCAAACAATCTCACATAACTAAGtttataatttcataaaattaagtTGTTACAATCCCCAAATAAAAATAATACGCTACTAGTATACGCGGAGTTCTAGAATTGAAACAAATATAATAAAGTACAATTAAACTTTTCTAATTAAACTTGCGAGAAAAGAAAGTAGGTTATTCTCAATAAGTCTACCTGTCACCTGAGAAAAAATTGCTGAATATGGATGAGCATTCAAAtcatagagtaaaatattgattttaaatacaatttttataactatctaaactTAATGCATTCCTGtatataaaatgcaatatacacacATAGTTTTAAACAATTCAAACAATATTGCACAAAAGATGatttggagcacttacacactcgtgtatcacatcaatataaatatgggagctaatcccctgtACAACAATAACAAAATCTCAAGTATCCAAACAATCTCACATAACTAAGTTTATAATGTCATAAAATTAAGTTGTTACAATCCCCAAATAAAAATAATACGCTACTAGTATACGCGGAGTTCTAGAATTGAAACAAATATAATAAAGTATAATTaaacttttctgattaaatctgtgagAAAAGAAAGTAGGTTATTCTCAATAAGTCTACCTGTCACCTGAGAAAAAATTACTGAATAGGgatgagcattcgactcatagagtaagatattgattttaaatacaatttttataattatctaaACTTAATACATTCCTGcatataaaatgcaatatacacacATAGTTTTaaacaattcaaataatattcgcataaaaaataatttggagcactcacatatTCGTGTAtcacattaatatatatatatatatatatatatatatatatatatatatatatatatatatatatatatatatgggagctaatcccctatacagttcTCTTAATTTCAATACCTGTCAGCGAGGTCAACTCAAGCCagattttctcttaataatcaaAGTGCGGGGGTCaacaagatcaactcaaagccatactcacCCCGACTTCTCCATATATATAAGGATTGGGTTATAGCGAGTCAAACACTTGCCGCGACTACCCATTCTATCCAAGTTCACATCCACACCATACACACGCCAACACACGCATAcaactccaaattaccttaaggcgACATCCACAAACAAGTTCAATAGGACAAGCAATAAAAGAGCATGCCTAACATATAActaaatatatacatacatatatgtgaatgcatgagcatgccttgtatataaattattaatattgaaattataaataaaatcaatatctactcacagatcaACTGAAGATCATTAAGGTGGCTGGGAAGAGGAGGAAGGTTGACTcgaatcacctaaacaattatatttatgaatttatcaatattaaaataaaagagttaAAGATATTACAAATTTATGACGGAAATCGGAAATCTGATAGAGTTTTCCCTGTACCTAGGACTTACCTAACCTGTAAGGCAATTCAAATAACACTTTTTAATCCAATGGCCTCAAGCCCATAACACAACAACATACTACCTCTCCTGAGCCTGCCAAATCAGTCAAAACTCACATAACTATACAATTCAGctattaagtttaaaattaatattttacaaaaACTATCTAAACTAATCCCAAAAATTCTATAATCATGTCTCGCAGTCTTTAGCAATGCTATTttactattgcaaaaggaattacaatttttttgctacccacaaatattttataaattttattctaaatctaaCATTAGGTAAAAAGAACAaattggagttcgggtttacctacatAAATTTTGACACATGGAACACGTTCAGGGCATTTGAAAATGGTGGGAAACACTGTAATATTGACTCACTTCCAGAGTGGGTCCGGCAGCCCACTTGTCTGGCTCAAAAATGCAATCCTAATCCCTAGTGAAATTTCCTTGAAACAAGaatacctacgcgaagcccacgACACTAAGAGTAGAATATAATTCTTATTTAATTAAAAACACTCATTTAAGAGTCAAAAAATTACTAGCAAGGTCGTGGGATCCATTGGATTTTCGATATCAGAAAAATTCTAAATtggtgtcgttgcgaagctctcaacAAGCGAAACGCGCTGGTAGTCTAAGAATTTCAGTAGGGTTCACGATTTGGGAGAAAATCTAGCCTAAAAATTGAAATGAGCTAAAACTTTTCGAGCTCGATTCACACAAACCGCTgatgaaaattgataaaattgatatctatggaaagctctcgaataGTAGAACAAAATAGGGATTGAATCTGGTCCAATTAGTGGCCAAATTTACCGGAATCGGTAAAGGAAGTTGAATCGGTGCGTTGAAGGGAGAGAGGTCTTTGGGCATGTTTTCTGGCCAACTGGAGGGGTAGCGACTGCAGGGGAGGTTGGCTAGAGGGGCATTGACGAGGGAGGAAAGAGAGGGGAGGGTCGGCTAACGATGGGGGAtagaggagagagagaaaaagaagagagaaggGGAGAAGGTGGGTTGTGCGAAGGAGAGGGGAGGAGAAAAAGAAATGGGTGGGTCTAATTCGACTGGTCCAAtctggttcgattcgattcgactTTTTAATacactcaaaattttatttttgctcTGCCTTAAAACCTAAAATGAGGctcgaaaatttttaaaaaattacaaaaaactcaaaaaattttatggagtccaaatatatttttaaacttaccacgtgatctttaaattaatttttaaaaattattaaaattaattatttcgaaaaataaaaattgaattttgaaaacctagaaaattcaaattaaatatcataatatttcatgcattaaaatatcataatttatacataaaataataaaatttgagatATTACATATACAATTTAAACATATCCTATTAAAATTTAATCGaattaaatactaaaaaaaattCAAGTTGTTACTATCCTTAATTTCAAACTCTTAATTTTGCTTTTAAAAAGAGTCCTTTACCCCATATGGATCTATCAGTGTGTCcatcaaaataaattattgatctatattaattaattatcaatGGGCCCtgaatttatgaattaattattgataTGCTGTGAAGGATAATAGGTATTGAATTTTCCTCGTATTTCcttttcaaaagtttcatctagtaaattaataaattaattaataatattaatttattagatAAAGCTTTTGAAAAggaaataagagaaaaaaaatcaatatgaatTCCTCTTCATatcatattaataattaattcataataaataaCGTAACATGTAGAGTCAATTAAATTGACATAAAAATTAgagaattatatttttaaattgatgATACATAATTACAAGTGACATCAatcaatattatattttttataaaaaaaatcatattatttaatattttcaaatattgtctttaaaatatttaaaagattATACAAcgtaaatatgttatttcatattttaataacaaAACTATTTTTTTggaataaagaaagaaaaataagaaaagaagaaaaactaTATTAAAACAACTTGTTTCTGAAGATGAtataaaccatttaattaatgcTTAATTTTACTATGTATTTATTGAAaatgttaaatttaatttatttttaattttttatttaaataattttaaattttcaatttaagctTAATTagtgtaaaaataagaaaatttattttttttttattttaggctaaatagaaattttaatttaaaaatcagtacttttacattaagaaaattaagaaatttagttaaaaattttaatttttagattaaattgaatttaaattgaaattttttatttaatttagataaaaaattaaaaataaaataaattaaatatttcaaaTAAATACAAGAATAAGATTAAACATTTAACTAATACTAAATTGAAAGATAAAACATCAACCATCGTCAAACTACACCATCTCTACCTTTATAATAATACACATTCAatctttaaatttatataattatcaatGGTACCTGCCTCTCAAACAACATCAAGAACACATAAAATCAACAAAGCCCAAATAGCTATTGGTTGTAAGAATCAATGGAGGATGAGATTAGCAAGTTCTTGAAGGTATGGCTCACAGTATTTGCATCTTTATTCTATTGCTATGCAATTGGCAAGCAATTCCCACAAGGAAAAACAAGATTTCTTTTATTACTCCCAATTGTGTGTCTCTTTCTGTACCTTCCTCTACATCTCTCCACTATCCATCTTGGTGGGATGACAGCATTTTTCATAGCTTGGCTTGCCAATTTTAAGCTCTTGCTCTTTGCTTTTGGTAAGGGTcctttatcatctcaaaatgcaTCAATCTCGCTACCTAGTTTTCTTACTTTTGCTTGTTTACCCATCAAAATTCAAGAAAACCCACCTCCCAAAAAACAAAATAATCAAAATCCATCTTCTAAAATGTCTAGAAAGGCTGAGAAATCTCCTCTAAATTATGCAATAAAAGGCATTCTTTTAGCTATTTTCGTACGTGTCTATGATTACAGCGATCATATCCATCCAAATATCATATTATTTCTCTATGGTCTCCACATGTACTTCTTTCTTGAGATTGTCCTAGCCATGCTTGCATACCTGGTTCGAACCATTTTAGGATTTCAGCTCGAGCCACCCTTCAATGATCCATATCTCTCTTCTTCATTACAAGACTTCTGGGGTAGAAGATGGAATCGAATTACCAATGGCATCTTACGCCCAACTGTGTATGAGCCTACACTCAACATCAGTACACATGTCATGGGTAGAGAGTGGGCCCCAATCCCAGCTATTTTGGCCACTTTTTTTGTCTCAGCCATCATGCACGAactcatattttattatattgggGGCGTGAGACCCACGTGGCAGGTGACAtggttttttatttttcatgggtTTTGTTTGGTGATTGAAATTGTATTAAAGAAGGCAATTAAAGGCAGGTGGCAGTTGCCTGATCTAATCTCGGGGATTTTAGTGGTTGGTTTTATAGTGGTGACTGGCTATTGGCTTTTCTTTCCGCAATTCCTCCATCAATGCAAGGCGGATGTTAGAGCGCTTGAAGAAATCGCAGCACTAGGCGCGTTTGTAAAGAATTCCTTTCGGACATTTTTTTGGCCCAAGAGTGCCAAGTGGGTTGATTAGATCATTGTCATATTCTCATACTAGGCTTTATGTCCTGAACGCGATGCTCTTAGTATTATTTTTTCTTATATTTCTTATATTTATTATGTAAAtatgataaataattataaattcaagtCTGTTTTATAATACTTACatcttaataattattaaaattatttaatcaattatttaattgaaataaattttaataatgcaCTATATTACATATTAGTCAGTGATgtgtatataatttaatttaaaagtaattattattaaaaaataatatttattatttacaaataatatttattatttacttattataatatattaattaaaatataatttgataataaaatatttaatcataaaatctAATTATAAATGATGAtgattgaaaaaataaattaattaactcaTTAAAAAAAGCTTTAATACTGTTTTTTATATTAATGGCTAAATTTCACCtatcatttttaaattttgatcgttgttttaataatatttttaaacttcaatttatataataaaagttttttaattttaatttagctCTACATAAAATTTTTCACACCTTTTTTCGATGGTGCCAAGctgatttttataaaaaaaaaattttttctttctcctccagctttaaaattttaattaataaaatgaagcacctaaataaaaatttaaagggcACTCAAGTGTtgtttctaattaaaaaaaaattaaataattaaaaaaagtgaaataacatattaaaagattcAAGTTACatcatataaaattaaaaaaaaaaagtcttattTTTAGTACTGTCATAAGGAACTGCAACGGGATAATATGTACAGCACTGATGTTCGAACAGTAAATTACACTtcattataaataatattatttaaataaaaataataataattaaataatttaaaagtaattaaaattaaaattaaaattaattttttttaaaaaaataatttaaatttgaatttatatatgTGCGCGGTTTTCCTTTCCATGGGAACAAGGTATTCAAAAATTTGATATTCGTCCACAAATGCATAGAATCACATAAGTAATACTCTAAAAATTTGAGTATCGTTTTTACGAGAATTGCTTTTAAATACTATAATTTgtgttaattttattaatatatagacTTCAAATTAGTTTaagtaaaagaaatttaaatttgaaataagaTTCAATTCGACTgaaaaaattaactttatttagaAAAGTAGAAAGCAATACAATGTAAATAGAGTttaaaccaattaaaataaaCCGATTAAAGTAAGACTAGAAATTTTGATTTCACTTTACCCATTAAGCAACTTTAAATAATTTTGTAACAAAATTATTTTAACTATCCTAACAATAGCAATAATGTAAATATGTTTAATAATCATTCCCCGCCATTATTATACctttcaattaataaaaataatccaAATTTCTCAACAAGAGTTATTTAGTTAACCAAAATATTAAAAATCCAAGTTATCAAAAATATCCCATAGCATATAGCCTTTGTTTCCACTCTTAACTAAAAATCTATATTAATGATTATTTTAATAAGATTCACAACATGCTTTCCAGCAAAATCATGAATCAAAAATCATTGAAGTATTATCCCTAACACCCTTTTTCCTTTCTTTGCGCTCTAGGCATTTTTCAGTGCCGATCTTACGGCTTCTCTTGCCCTTACTGGGCAGAGGGAGTTAGTCTCTCTGGCCGGTGATGAGTCGACCCTCCCCACAGCTGGGTGGGTGTAATTAATGTTTTGTTGAATGGTACTGTGGCGGATCGGAGCTTTATTGGAGAGAGTCCTTTCATGGGATATGAGTTTGTTGTGTTTGGTGTTATTGTTTATTGAGTTTCCTTTGCATGCAAGTTCCGGATCCCTAGGTTAAGGAGTGAGGGTTATTCGGTTGTTTTTCGATTGAGCCTCTTAAGACTAATAGATTGATGTTTTTAGGAGCGACGTACCTCCTGGGGACGCTACCGGTGCCATCTATAAGCACCCAGTCCTTCAATAGCTTAAAAGAGCTCTACCCGCCGTCCATTGGTCCTCCTAGGTTTCATTTGTCGGTTCATCAACTCAGCTTGGAGATCGATTGGTTTTTGTTACTAGGCTTTTTTGGTTTGCTCAACTTTATGGAGAGTTTCTTTTTGGTAAGGGATCTTAGTCAATAGGCGATAACCGTTTAGATCCCTCTGAAACTGCATGGATTACTTGTATTCTCTCTCGTTAAGGCTGCTAGAGTGATGGGTAGTGGAAGACGGTGATTCTTCTCTATTTTATCTTCCCTACTTATTTCCTTCTCAACGGTGGTGGGTCGGAGTTGTCCAAAACCTAGGGTTCTTGGTTTTGGGCCCTTGGCCTTGTTTTTCCCAATTTTATTTGAGCTGGCCAATTGAGTCTTTTTAGTTAAAGTTGTTTAAACTTTTGTGAGCCTTGGGTCCAGCTTCTAATCTTATGTTGTATTTTCAAGATCTTTAGTAGATCCTTGCTCTGCACTAGGTATAGGCCCTTATTCCTgccatgaaattttatatatctattgaaaaaaaagtattaaaaacaaaaagaattgctaaaatatataaaaaaaagccaAAATTAGCCTAAGAACAAGAAGTTTAGCAAGATTACTAAGGAAGATAAAAATTAAGCATAAAAGGGACTCAAAATTGTTAAAAcctaacaaaattagttaaactaAATACTATATCTAAACCACTTatcaggtatatatatatatatatatatatatattagagtataataaaaaattgagttttaatttccaaaagattttaattttaaattaattggaTCTATTAAGCAGATATTTTTTAAGACATTCAATTAATTAAGAGACTAAttctatattaatatttaaaaattataaaatattttatatatttcatGTTTGATGCCTCTCTCTCTCTTAGGAGCCCTCTCTTTTGTTCTTGGGCTAGAAAAAGATTATTGTCAGTTTTAGtgaaatttgtaaattaaaattgttagtTACAATTAGATGCTCTAATTAAGCAGAAACAATTAATCATGTTCTTTGAAATTTCTTATTGACAATAAAGAAAATATATAAGTAAATATAATTTGAAAAGTTTCTCTGGCAGCTTGTAAGAGATTTAATTtggaattaaattttatttatatttataatagatttttttttattggaaATGGAATTCATTAGATGTTAAAAATCAGCAAAACCAAGTTCAACAACAGACAAAGGAAAAGCCTCTTCAAACAAAACAACAGACTGAAAAGAAAGAGAATGAGCAGCCATAGCTTGAGCTATCTTTGTTGCAACTATACGGGGAGCTAGCGAACTGAAACATGCTGGAAACGCAATAAAGCTACCAAGCCAAGAGTATCAAGCTGCTCATCCGCCTACAACCACGAGGCCAAAAGCTGGGAATCTATCTCCACCTCAAGTACCATAAAGCCCTGCTCTGCTGCAGCTGAAACACCCATTAACACAGCAAGATTCTCAGCCATTTGAACTTCAAATACAGAAGAAAGACTTAGACCAACAGCAATTAGAATCGCGCCAGATGAATCACGAAGAACGGCTACAAGGCCACACTTACCAACCTCTTTGACAACTAATGCATCCAAGTTCAGTTTGAAAAAACCAGTAGGAGGTGCAACCTACTGCTGCCCAGGTCTAGGAAAAGCAACAGAACTTGAAGTGGCATTATTCCTCAACTCGTCAAATAGTACCCTAGCAGTACAACAGACATCCACAGCAGATCTATATATCCTACTGTTCAAACAATAATAAATTGCGGGCACCCAAATTTTCCAAAGCAAAATATAAAAGAGGCACACCTGTCATGCTCCTCCAAACCCTCAAATCAATCCAATATTAGATCGATGGGAAATTTGGAGTTTGCTTGTTTGCATCATCCTCAgggaatttttttctttttacctAAAAGCAAAGACAGGTTGCATTCGAGGAAAACAATACGAATCCAAGACCCAAGGCCTAATAACGAAGATGGGCTCCTATATTCCCAAACCGTCTAGAGCTCTACTAGCTCATACAACTAGGTCCGCAGCCTAAACATATGAAGTCCTAGAGCTAGGATGGATCTGACCCGTGGAAAGCAACATGGACAGAAGAGAAGCAGACTCGCCGGCACTCCCGCAATGCCGAGCAACATCAGCAGCCTAGGAAGCAAGTGCAGAGAAGATCTCGCCAACAAAATCAAGCAATACTAGTGTAACCCAATAGATGCCTAGAAGGCCCCTTCTGGAACCTCAACGCtgactaatagaaaaattaatttaagttaGATAGAGAGAACTAAAAagtaaatgaaataataatataaaaattaattaacatatttttaaaataaaaataaaaataattaattttattaaagtaaatgaactaaatattttttttttcatcttaaaAGCACAAAACTATAAAAACTCTCTTCAGCTTTCTTGCCTGGGacagcttttatatatatatatatatatactaattaTATAGAGTTAAGATATGCATAATatgttaattataatatattttattattgaaatactaattaaattataagAAATAATTGATGAAAGTTATAGAATTGCAAGAGTAGATTAatgcattattattaattatataatatatatttatatttatttaataatatatcgaTTAAACTTCAATTCAAACTCGATTAAACCTTAAATCTTTAATTATTTGTGCTAATTCAAGTCAAATTTAAAAACTTTACtttaaatgaataaattaaaaaatatatatatccataaagtaaatatatcatattaaaataaaggattattttaaaataaatacttaatttatatattttaaaaaaatgaaaattaaattaatttattaaaatagcaTGGGTTATACATATATTTCAGCTACATTTGCTTGCGTTTGGTCTTGTCGCAGGCAATTGCAATCTACTGCGCTGCAttggacctttttttttttttttttttggcgtcTCTAGCAGTTGctattatgattttaatattagtaattaaaattcattaatttatgttTCGCTTGTttcgtaaaaaaaaaatttatatataaaatatattttttaaaaaatttttttataaaaatattttctattatataaatattttattatcaaaatttaaaaaaaataaaaaataattttctcttttaaaaatattaattttttaattaaaaaatatttttttatttatttttttaaatatcttaagtgctaaaaaatatgaataatatttttttaaaaaatattttttcataaaataaacacAAGCTTATTATATGAAACATTTGAAAAGGAAATAAGAGGAGCAATAaatatcaattattattattgtttttaaaGATCAATTACCCTTCATATCATATTAATAATTACTTCAGAATAAATAAAGTAACATGTAGAGTCAATTAAATTCACTTAAGAATTGaagaattatatttttatattgatGAGACATAATTACAAGTGGCATTAATCaatattatattttgtataaaaatttcatataatttaatattttcaattattgtatttattatatttaaaaaattatacaacttaaatatgttatttcatattttaataataaaattcatttttttaataaagaaataaaaaagagaaaaggagaAAAACTACATCAAAACAACTAGGGCATTGGAAACTCACAAAGATCATAACAAGGAGAATAACAACTTTTTCCTGAAAATGATATAAATG is a window encoding:
- the LOC110667963 gene encoding acyl-CoA--sterol O-acyltransferase 1, which translates into the protein MEDEISKFLKVWLTVFASLFYCYAIGKQFPQGKTRFLLLLPIVCLFLYLPLHLSTIHLGGMTAFFIAWLANFKLLLFAFGKGPLSSQNASISLPSFLTFACLPIKIQENPPPKKQNNQNPSSKMSRKAEKSPLNYAIKGILLAIFVRVYDYSDHIHPNIILFLYGLHMYFFLEIVLAMLAYLVRTILGFQLEPPFNDPYLSSSLQDFWGRRWNRITNGILRPTVYEPTLNISTHVMGREWAPIPAILATFFVSAIMHELIFYYIGGVRPTWQVTWFFIFHGFCLVIEIVLKKAIKGRWQLPDLISGILVVGFIVVTGYWLFFPQFLHQCKADVRALEEIAALGAFVKNSFRTFFWPKSAKWVD